From Heliomicrobium gestii, one genomic window encodes:
- the dpaL gene encoding diaminopropionate ammonia-lyase, translating into MSGKILWTGNTMQKQGSPGLSTAFLGKREIEKARRFHQSFPEYKPTPLQRLTDLAGRLGVAGIYVKDESYRFGLNAFKVLGGSYAIARHLAQRLGRDIDGLPYRALVSHEVREQLGQITFATTTDGNHGRGVAWTAKRLGQQSVVYMPKGSSLTRLEKIRVEGANACITEYNYDDAVRMTAEQARKYGWVVLQDTAWEGYEEIPTWIMQGYGTMAIEAQEQLQALGVEKPTHIFIQAGVGSLAGAISGFFTDTFGDGRPKLAVVEPDQADCFFRSALAGDGKPRSVGGDLATIMAGLACGEPNRIGWEILRDYSDMFFSCPDWVAAVGMRVLGNPLGEDRRVISGESGAVTLGLLDMLLTDPKLEEARIALNLTADSQVLLFSTEGNTDPDKYLSIVWDGECPGDGKE; encoded by the coding sequence ATGAGTGGAAAAATCCTGTGGACCGGAAATACGATGCAAAAGCAGGGCTCGCCGGGCCTGTCCACCGCTTTTTTGGGAAAAAGGGAGATTGAAAAAGCGCGACGCTTTCACCAGAGTTTTCCCGAGTACAAGCCCACACCGCTGCAGCGTCTTACCGACTTGGCGGGACGCCTGGGTGTAGCGGGGATTTATGTGAAAGACGAATCCTACCGCTTCGGTCTGAACGCCTTCAAAGTGCTGGGCGGTTCTTACGCCATCGCCCGCCACCTGGCCCAGCGGCTGGGAAGGGATATCGATGGGCTTCCTTATCGGGCGCTCGTCTCCCATGAGGTGCGGGAGCAGTTGGGCCAGATCACCTTTGCCACGACGACAGACGGCAACCATGGCCGTGGTGTGGCCTGGACGGCGAAACGGCTCGGCCAGCAATCGGTCGTCTACATGCCGAAGGGCTCCTCGCTGACGCGACTGGAAAAAATCCGTGTCGAAGGCGCCAACGCCTGCATCACTGAGTACAACTACGACGACGCTGTCCGCATGACTGCGGAGCAGGCGCGGAAATACGGCTGGGTTGTCCTTCAAGACACAGCCTGGGAGGGCTATGAAGAAATCCCCACATGGATCATGCAGGGCTATGGGACGATGGCCATCGAAGCGCAGGAGCAGTTGCAGGCCCTCGGCGTGGAAAAGCCGACCCATATTTTCATCCAGGCTGGCGTCGGTTCCCTTGCCGGGGCGATTTCAGGGTTCTTTACCGACACCTTTGGCGACGGGCGGCCCAAACTGGCCGTTGTCGAGCCTGATCAGGCGGACTGCTTCTTCCGTTCCGCCCTGGCTGGCGACGGCAAGCCCCGGTCGGTCGGCGGCGATCTGGCCACCATCATGGCGGGTCTGGCCTGTGGGGAGCCCAACCGGATCGGGTGGGAGATCCTTCGCGATTACAGTGATATGTTCTTTTCCTGTCCTGACTGGGTAGCGGCGGTGGGGATGCGCGTGCTTGGCAACCCCCTCGGCGAGGATCGGCGCGTCATCTCCGGAGAATCGGGCGCCGTCACGCTGGGATTGCTTGATATGCTGCTGACCGATCCGAAATTAGAGGAAGCGCGGATCGCCCTTAACCTGACGGCAGACTCCCAGGTTCTGCTCTTTAGCACAGAAGGCAACACTGACCCGGACAAATATTTAAGCATCGTCTGGGATGGCGAGTGCCCCGGCGATGGCAAAGAATAA
- a CDS encoding sigma 54-interacting transcriptional regulator produces the protein MYRLRDIEETVQQTAEAIAEALMIEVEIADPALVRIAGTGRYRDGVGRVLEDGFVYRHILRTGDAVIIDRPGNHELCRPCARRGSCSETAEVAVPIKIGEETIGVIGLIGFDGQQGKRLLSRQESLLRFLEKMADLIAGKTAENVQNRQRESLVHRLETVLNLLHDGLLVVSADKAITHHNEVAASMTDLTAGAVVMLPQIMDEKKLWKAIEKGRGFSGQVKGRRVAGHWYCDAMPIIREDVLDGAIVILKDVQEIKRLVNDTTVSDIATEFSQIIGNSMKIRELKALACKVASGNSTLLIQGESGTGKELLARAIHQSSGRSQNAFIAINCGAIPETLLESELFGYEEGSFTGAKRGGKLGKFELANNGTLFLDEIGDMPLHLQVKILRVLQERRVERVGSSRSIPVDVRIIAATHRNLEKMVAAGEFREDLYYRLNVIPLTIPPLRERREDIPLLIDHYLEHYCNLIGKQVNRLAAEAASLLNRYAWPGNVRELANVVEYAVTMATGGFIGLKDLPKRIKAEEPVKLQDDHLNLKSLEREAITKALEAAAAEGCKDDAAKRLGISRATLYRKIKEYGIAERKVFS, from the coding sequence GTGTACCGGCTGCGAGACATCGAAGAGACGGTGCAGCAGACGGCGGAGGCAATAGCGGAAGCGCTGATGATCGAGGTGGAGATCGCCGATCCTGCTTTAGTGCGCATCGCCGGGACAGGACGTTACCGCGACGGTGTCGGGCGCGTGCTGGAGGATGGATTTGTCTACCGCCATATCCTGCGGACTGGCGATGCCGTCATCATTGACCGGCCCGGCAACCATGAACTCTGCCGGCCCTGTGCTCGCCGCGGCAGTTGCTCCGAGACGGCGGAGGTGGCTGTGCCGATCAAGATCGGCGAAGAAACGATCGGCGTCATCGGGCTCATCGGATTTGATGGGCAGCAAGGAAAGCGGCTGTTGAGCCGCCAGGAATCGTTGCTCCGTTTCTTAGAAAAAATGGCCGACCTGATCGCTGGCAAAACAGCGGAAAATGTGCAAAACCGGCAGCGGGAATCCCTTGTCCACCGGTTGGAAACGGTGTTGAACCTGCTGCATGACGGCCTCCTTGTCGTCAGCGCCGACAAGGCGATCACCCATCACAACGAGGTGGCCGCTTCGATGACCGATTTGACCGCCGGCGCCGTGGTCATGCTGCCGCAGATCATGGATGAGAAGAAGCTCTGGAAAGCCATTGAAAAGGGAAGGGGCTTCTCCGGTCAGGTGAAGGGGCGGCGGGTGGCCGGTCACTGGTACTGTGACGCCATGCCGATCATCCGGGAAGACGTTTTGGATGGAGCCATCGTCATCTTAAAGGATGTGCAGGAGATCAAGCGCCTTGTCAATGACACGACGGTCAGTGACATCGCCACCGAGTTTTCCCAGATCATCGGCAACAGCATGAAGATCCGGGAACTCAAGGCCTTGGCCTGCAAGGTCGCTTCCGGCAATTCGACCCTGCTCATCCAGGGAGAGAGCGGAACCGGCAAGGAACTGCTGGCCCGGGCGATTCACCAATCGAGCGGGCGCAGTCAAAACGCCTTTATCGCCATCAACTGTGGCGCTATCCCAGAGACGCTGCTCGAAAGCGAACTCTTCGGGTATGAGGAGGGTTCTTTCACCGGGGCGAAACGAGGCGGCAAGCTCGGCAAGTTCGAGTTGGCCAACAATGGAACCCTTTTTCTCGACGAGATCGGCGACATGCCCCTTCACCTGCAGGTCAAGATCCTGCGCGTCCTCCAGGAGCGACGGGTCGAGCGGGTGGGCAGTTCTCGCTCGATTCCGGTCGATGTGCGGATCATCGCCGCCACCCACCGGAATCTCGAAAAGATGGTCGCCGCCGGCGAATTCCGAGAGGATCTCTACTACCGTTTGAATGTGATTCCCCTTACCATACCGCCCTTGCGGGAGCGGCGGGAGGACATCCCCCTGTTGATCGATCATTACCTGGAACACTACTGCAACCTGATCGGCAAACAGGTGAACCGCTTGGCTGCAGAAGCTGCGTCGCTGCTCAATCGCTACGCATGGCCCGGCAATGTGCGCGAACTGGCCAATGTGGTCGAGTACGCCGTCACCATGGCCACTGGCGGTTTTATCGGTTTGAAGGATCTGCCGAAGCGGATCAAGGCCGAGGAACCGGTGAAGCTTCAGGACGATCACCTCAACCTGAAGTCCCTTGAACGGGAAGCCATCACCAAGGCTTTGGAAGCGGCAGCGGCTGAAGGGTGCAAGGATGACGCTGCCAAACGACTGGGGATTAGCCGCGCCACCTTATACCGAAAAATCAAGGAGTACGGCATCGCCGAACGCAAGGTCTTTTCCTGA
- the xdhA gene encoding xanthine dehydrogenase molybdenum-binding subunit XdhA, translating into MKSVGRSIPRVDAVAKVKGAAKYVDDHFVPGMLHAKVFRSAIANGWVKRIHVDKAKALPGVVAVVTYDDVPGHTFPTAGHPYSKDPSHQDVADRNLLTRRVRLVGDEIAAVVAVDELTAQKALSLIEVEYEAYEPLLTAEAALQPGAPEIHAGTGNVLGRGGYELGDLAQALAESDRVFSDSFSTQMVAHCAMENYSAYAYMEENGRIVVVSSTQIPHICRRIVGQALGIPWGRVRVIKPYIGGGFGGKQDAVVEPLVAFLTSVVHGRPVKLEFSREESFIASRVRHPIQFKIKTGVRNDGTVLARELEVLSINGAYASHGQSIANNAGVKYRQLYMQQAIKCKTMSVYTNMPAAGAMRGYGIPQVMFALESHMDDVARELAIDPVEFRLKNIVVVGYQDPITGVKVLSNSLAECLQKGREMIRWEEKKADATRREGTKRRGLGVACFTYASGTHPVGLEVAGARIVMNEDGSVQLQVGATEIGQGSDTVFTQMVAETIGIPVSMVHILSEQDTDISPVDLGSYASRQTYITGMAVRKAAEEIKAKVLDYAWGMTDIPASAMDIVDGWLVYSHNGEKITPLSEVALDAHTDVVHCQPFTADVSNNARVNAFAYGCTFVEVEVDLLTGKVEVLELHNVHDSGKIINPQLAAGQVHGGVSMGLGYALYEQMLFDPKSGKPLIDNLLDYKLMTALDTPDIGAHFVEPYEPTGPYGNKALGEPPAITPAPAIRNAVLDATGVAFNDLPLTPQRLIARFQAEGLIAKEG; encoded by the coding sequence ATGAAAAGCGTAGGCCGGAGCATCCCCCGCGTCGACGCTGTCGCCAAGGTCAAAGGCGCCGCCAAATATGTGGACGACCACTTCGTTCCTGGCATGCTCCATGCCAAGGTCTTCCGCAGCGCCATCGCCAATGGCTGGGTCAAGCGCATCCATGTCGACAAGGCCAAGGCCTTGCCCGGCGTTGTCGCCGTCGTCACCTATGACGATGTGCCGGGCCACACCTTCCCGACAGCGGGACACCCTTATTCCAAGGATCCCTCTCACCAGGACGTGGCCGATCGCAACCTGTTGACACGGCGCGTGCGCCTCGTCGGCGATGAGATCGCCGCTGTGGTGGCCGTCGATGAACTGACGGCCCAAAAGGCGCTGTCCCTGATCGAGGTGGAATACGAGGCCTACGAGCCGCTGTTGACGGCGGAAGCGGCCTTGCAGCCGGGCGCGCCGGAGATCCACGCCGGAACCGGCAATGTGCTGGGCCGGGGTGGGTACGAACTGGGCGATCTGGCTCAGGCGCTGGCCGAATCGGATCGTGTCTTTTCCGATTCTTTTTCGACGCAGATGGTCGCCCACTGTGCCATGGAGAATTACAGCGCCTACGCCTATATGGAGGAAAACGGCCGCATCGTCGTTGTCTCCTCCACCCAGATCCCTCATATCTGCCGGCGAATCGTCGGTCAGGCCCTGGGCATCCCCTGGGGACGGGTGCGCGTCATCAAACCCTACATAGGCGGCGGTTTTGGCGGCAAACAGGACGCTGTGGTGGAACCGCTGGTTGCTTTTCTCACCTCTGTCGTCCACGGCCGTCCTGTCAAACTGGAGTTTAGCCGTGAAGAGAGTTTCATCGCCTCGCGGGTGCGCCATCCCATCCAATTCAAGATCAAGACGGGCGTCAGAAATGACGGCACCGTGCTGGCCCGTGAACTGGAGGTCCTCTCCATCAACGGCGCCTACGCCTCCCACGGTCAGTCCATCGCCAACAACGCGGGCGTGAAGTACCGCCAACTGTACATGCAACAGGCGATCAAATGCAAAACCATGTCGGTCTATACGAACATGCCCGCCGCCGGGGCCATGCGCGGTTACGGCATCCCGCAGGTCATGTTCGCCCTGGAGAGCCACATGGACGATGTAGCGCGGGAGCTGGCGATCGATCCTGTTGAATTCCGCCTGAAAAACATCGTCGTCGTCGGCTACCAAGATCCGATCACCGGCGTCAAGGTCCTAAGCAACAGCCTGGCTGAATGCCTGCAAAAGGGCCGGGAGATGATCCGTTGGGAGGAAAAAAAAGCCGATGCCACCCGGCGGGAGGGGACGAAGCGCCGCGGCTTGGGTGTCGCTTGCTTCACCTACGCGTCAGGCACCCACCCCGTCGGCCTGGAAGTGGCCGGCGCGCGGATCGTCATGAATGAAGACGGCTCGGTCCAACTCCAGGTAGGCGCCACCGAGATCGGCCAGGGCAGTGACACCGTCTTCACCCAGATGGTGGCCGAGACGATCGGCATTCCTGTATCGATGGTTCACATCCTCTCCGAACAGGATACGGACATTTCCCCGGTCGACCTGGGCTCCTACGCCTCCCGCCAGACCTATATCACCGGCATGGCCGTGCGCAAGGCCGCTGAGGAGATCAAGGCGAAGGTTCTCGATTACGCCTGGGGGATGACCGACATCCCGGCCAGCGCCATGGACATCGTCGACGGCTGGTTGGTTTACAGTCACAACGGGGAAAAAATTACACCGTTAAGCGAGGTTGCCCTGGACGCCCACACCGATGTGGTTCATTGCCAGCCCTTTACGGCCGATGTCTCCAACAACGCTCGTGTCAACGCTTTCGCCTACGGCTGCACCTTCGTGGAAGTGGAGGTGGATCTGTTGACCGGCAAGGTGGAGGTGTTGGAACTGCACAATGTCCACGACTCAGGCAAGATCATCAATCCTCAGTTGGCGGCCGGTCAGGTTCACGGCGGCGTCAGCATGGGCCTCGGTTACGCCCTCTATGAGCAGATGCTCTTTGACCCCAAGAGCGGCAAGCCGCTCATCGACAATCTCCTGGACTACAAACTGATGACGGCCCTGGACACGCCAGACATCGGCGCCCACTTTGTGGAACCCTATGAACCGACAGGACCCTATGGCAACAAGGCTCTCGGCGAACCGCCGGCCATCACGCCGGCGCCAGCCATCCGCAACGCCGTCCTCGACGCCACCGGTGTCGCCTTCAACGACTTGCCCCTCACACCCCAGCGCCTGATCGCCCGTTTTCAGGCGGAAGGCCTGATCGCCAAGGAGGGATGA
- the xdhB gene encoding xanthine dehydrogenase subunit XdhB — translation MFDIARYDEARSVEEAVALLAANPKARLIAGGTDVLIHIREGKQPEAELVGIRHIPELARIEREADGTLSIGAAATFSRIVADPLISRHVPVLADAVETVGGPQIRRVATIGGNVCNGATSADSASTLFALDAVLQIQGPGGVRLTPIRDFYAGPGRVHLGQAEVLTAIRLAPESYEGYGGHYIKYAMRKAMDIATLGCSVNCKVTGGDRLADVRLAFGVAAPTPVRCLQAEEAVKGKVFSPDVVEAFGHAAAAEINPRTSWRASREFRLHLAKELSKEALVKAYAKAGGIIHGA, via the coding sequence ATGTTTGACATCGCCCGATATGACGAGGCCCGATCCGTCGAAGAGGCTGTGGCTTTGCTGGCAGCCAATCCCAAAGCCCGGTTGATCGCCGGCGGAACGGATGTATTGATCCACATTCGCGAAGGCAAGCAGCCAGAGGCGGAACTCGTCGGCATCCGCCACATCCCCGAACTGGCGCGCATCGAACGAGAGGCCGACGGCACGCTCTCCATCGGGGCGGCGGCCACTTTCAGCCGCATCGTCGCCGATCCCTTGATCAGCAGGCATGTGCCTGTCCTTGCCGACGCGGTGGAGACCGTCGGCGGCCCCCAGATCCGCCGTGTGGCCACCATTGGCGGCAACGTCTGCAACGGCGCCACATCGGCCGACAGCGCCTCGACCCTCTTTGCCCTCGATGCGGTGCTCCAGATTCAGGGGCCCGGAGGTGTGCGGCTGACGCCGATCCGGGATTTCTACGCCGGCCCTGGCAGGGTTCATCTCGGCCAGGCTGAGGTGTTGACGGCGATCCGTCTGGCGCCGGAAAGTTACGAAGGATACGGCGGACATTACATCAAATACGCCATGCGCAAAGCGATGGACATCGCCACCCTCGGCTGTTCTGTCAACTGCAAGGTCACCGGAGGCGACAGGCTGGCCGATGTGCGCCTGGCCTTCGGTGTCGCTGCGCCGACCCCTGTCCGCTGTCTCCAGGCGGAAGAGGCCGTCAAAGGCAAAGTGTTCAGCCCCGATGTGGTGGAGGCCTTCGGCCATGCCGCAGCGGCCGAGATCAACCCGCGCACATCCTGGCGGGCCTCCCGGGAATTCCGGCTCCATCTGGCCAAAGAACTGAGCAAAGAGGCGCTGGTCAAGGCCTACGCCAAGGCAGGGGGGATCATCCATGGCGCATAA
- the xdhC gene encoding xanthine dehydrogenase subunit XdhC: MAHKHIQCTVNGQKLSLEVAVGESLLDMLRNRLHLTGTKKGCGVGECGACTVLLDGEAIDSCLFLAVWADGKDIRTIEGESKEGKLSKVQEAFVEEGAVQCGFCTPGFVMSVTALVEKGCQCEREGLKKELSGHMCRCTGYHNIVNAAEKAIGEP, from the coding sequence ATGGCGCATAAACACATTCAATGCACCGTCAACGGGCAAAAACTCTCCCTTGAGGTGGCTGTCGGGGAATCCCTTCTCGATATGTTGCGCAACCGGCTGCACCTGACGGGCACGAAAAAAGGCTGCGGCGTCGGCGAATGCGGCGCTTGCACCGTCTTGCTCGACGGAGAGGCCATCGATTCCTGTCTCTTTCTCGCCGTCTGGGCGGACGGCAAGGACATCCGAACCATAGAGGGCGAGTCCAAGGAGGGCAAGCTGAGCAAGGTGCAGGAAGCCTTCGTAGAGGAAGGCGCCGTTCAATGCGGCTTTTGCACCCCTGGTTTTGTCATGTCTGTCACCGCCCTTGTCGAAAAGGGATGCCAGTGCGAGCGGGAAGGACTCAAAAAAGAACTATCGGGCCACATGTGCCGCTGCACCGGTTACCACAACATCGTCAACGCAGCCGAAAAGGCGATAGGGGAACCTTGA
- a CDS encoding nucleobase:cation symporter-2 family protein, with translation MQQGKPVHPVDEKLPMGQLFTYGLQHVLAMYAGAVAVPLILANALGLSTEQLIFLINADLFTCGIATIIQTVGFWKVGVRIPMIQGVTFAAVTPMIIIGKSQGLTGIYGAIIVAGLFTFLLAPYFSRLLRFFPPVVTGTIITIIGITLMPVAVRWAGGGNPAAPDFANMTNIGLALITLVMVLFFYRYFKGFLSNIAVLLGLMGGTAIAIPFGIVSFAEVGKAGWFNITTPFWFGYPTFDVASIAAMVLVMLVVMTETTGDCIAIGEIIDKPVTQDDLSRCLRADGLSTVLGGIFNSFPYTAFAQNVGLVGLTRVRSRYVVTAAGVILTVLGLFPKLAAIIAAIPSPVLGGAGIAMFGMVAASGIKTLSKINFDGTHNIMVVAVSIGVGMITLAVPNFFDHFPNWAQVILHSGITAGSLSAIALNALLNGTGAASEAMEEPKAELGLHGH, from the coding sequence ATGCAGCAAGGAAAGCCTGTTCACCCCGTCGACGAAAAGCTGCCCATGGGACAGTTGTTTACCTATGGATTGCAGCACGTATTGGCCATGTACGCCGGAGCGGTGGCCGTGCCGCTGATCTTAGCCAACGCGTTGGGCTTGTCCACGGAACAGTTGATCTTCCTGATCAATGCGGACCTCTTCACCTGCGGGATCGCCACGATCATCCAAACGGTCGGCTTTTGGAAAGTCGGCGTCCGGATTCCCATGATCCAGGGGGTTACCTTTGCCGCTGTGACGCCCATGATCATCATCGGCAAGTCACAGGGATTGACAGGCATCTACGGCGCCATCATCGTGGCGGGCCTGTTCACCTTCCTCTTGGCCCCTTACTTCAGTCGATTGCTTCGTTTTTTCCCGCCTGTCGTCACCGGCACGATCATCACGATCATCGGCATCACCCTGATGCCTGTCGCCGTTCGTTGGGCTGGCGGCGGAAACCCGGCGGCGCCCGACTTCGCCAACATGACCAATATCGGCCTCGCCTTGATCACACTGGTGATGGTTCTCTTCTTCTACCGCTACTTCAAGGGATTCCTGAGCAACATCGCCGTGTTGCTCGGGTTGATGGGCGGAACGGCCATCGCCATCCCCTTTGGCATCGTCAGTTTCGCCGAGGTGGGCAAGGCGGGATGGTTCAATATTACGACACCGTTCTGGTTCGGCTATCCCACCTTTGATGTCGCTTCGATTGCCGCCATGGTTCTGGTCATGCTGGTGGTCATGACGGAAACGACGGGCGACTGCATCGCCATCGGCGAGATCATCGACAAACCGGTCACCCAGGACGACCTCTCCCGCTGCCTGCGGGCCGATGGCTTATCGACGGTGCTCGGCGGCATTTTCAACAGCTTTCCCTACACCGCTTTTGCTCAGAACGTGGGCCTTGTCGGTTTGACCCGCGTGCGCAGCCGTTACGTCGTCACTGCGGCCGGCGTTATCCTCACCGTCCTGGGCTTGTTCCCCAAATTGGCCGCCATCATCGCCGCCATCCCCAGCCCTGTGTTGGGCGGCGCCGGGATCGCCATGTTTGGGATGGTCGCTGCCAGCGGCATCAAGACCTTGTCCAAGATCAACTTTGACGGCACCCACAACATCATGGTCGTCGCCGTCAGCATCGGCGTCGGCATGATTACACTGGCCGTTCCCAATTTCTTTGATCACTTCCCCAACTGGGCGCAGGTCATCCTGCACAGCGGCATCACCGCCGGCAGCCTGTCCGCCATAGCCCTCAACGCGCTGCTGAACGGAACCGGCGCCGCTTCCGAGGCGATGGAGGAGCCCAAAGCAGAGTTGGGGCTTCACGGTCATTGA
- a CDS encoding YgeY family selenium metabolism-linked hydrolase, protein MKNTYAEVLKLAEKYKPDMSRFLRDLIAIPSESCDEQKVVLRIKEEMEKVGFDKVEIDPMGNILGYIGQGKHLIAMDAHIDTVGVGNPENWQYDPYMGYEDDEIIIGRGASDQTGGMVSMVYAGKIIKDLGLEDDYTLVVVGSVQEEDCDGLCWQYIINEDKLRPEFVVITEPTDGKIYRGQRGRMEIKVTTKGVSCHGSAPERGDNAIYKMADILKELRALHENLQDHPFLGKGSLTVSEIFHTSPSRCAVADSCWISIDRRLTAGEDGELALNQIRNLPAVKVAGALVEMYTYERPAYTGLLYPTEAYFPTWLIEDGHPVCYTLEDAYKGLFETDPVVDKWTFSTNGVSIMGRYGIPCIGFGPGHEDQAHAPNERTWKKELVMAAAMYAVIPSVYVSKYAAQMPEDTKNLVE, encoded by the coding sequence TTGAAGAACACCTATGCCGAGGTTCTGAAACTGGCCGAGAAGTACAAACCGGACATGTCCCGGTTCCTGCGCGATCTGATCGCCATCCCCAGCGAGAGCTGTGACGAGCAAAAGGTCGTGCTTCGCATCAAAGAGGAAATGGAGAAGGTCGGCTTTGACAAGGTCGAGATCGATCCCATGGGCAACATCCTGGGGTATATCGGCCAGGGCAAGCACCTGATCGCCATGGATGCCCATATCGATACCGTCGGCGTCGGAAACCCGGAAAACTGGCAGTACGATCCCTATATGGGCTATGAAGACGATGAGATCATCATCGGCCGGGGCGCCAGCGACCAGACGGGCGGCATGGTATCCATGGTCTACGCCGGCAAGATCATCAAAGACCTGGGCCTGGAGGATGACTACACCCTCGTCGTCGTCGGCTCTGTCCAGGAAGAAGACTGCGATGGCCTCTGCTGGCAGTACATCATCAACGAGGACAAGCTTCGTCCTGAGTTTGTCGTCATCACCGAACCGACCGACGGCAAGATCTACCGCGGACAGCGCGGCCGCATGGAGATCAAGGTGACCACCAAAGGCGTCAGCTGCCATGGTTCGGCGCCGGAACGGGGCGACAACGCCATCTACAAGATGGCTGATATCTTGAAAGAGTTGCGGGCCCTTCACGAAAACCTGCAGGATCACCCGTTCCTGGGCAAAGGCAGCCTCACCGTCTCTGAGATCTTTCACACCTCGCCGTCGCGCTGCGCCGTCGCCGATAGCTGTTGGATCTCCATCGACCGCCGCCTGACCGCAGGCGAAGATGGGGAACTGGCGCTGAACCAGATCCGCAACCTGCCTGCCGTCAAAGTTGCGGGAGCCCTTGTCGAGATGTACACCTATGAACGCCCGGCCTACACGGGCCTCCTATACCCCACAGAGGCCTATTTCCCGACTTGGCTGATCGAAGACGGCCATCCTGTCTGCTATACCCTGGAGGATGCCTACAAAGGGCTTTTCGAGACCGATCCCGTCGTGGACAAGTGGACCTTTTCCACCAACGGCGTCTCCATCATGGGGCGCTATGGCATCCCTTGCATCGGTTTTGGACCGGGCCATGAAGACCAGGCCCACGCCCCCAACGAACGGACCTGGAAGAAGGAACTGGTCATGGCCGCCGCTATGTACGCCGTCATTCCCTCCGTTTATGTATCCAAGTATGCGGCCCAGATGCCGGAGGACACGAAGAACCTGGTTGAGTAA
- a CDS encoding ornithine carbamoyltransferase: MQTIFRGRHFIDLEEFTKEEVDTMLEVSFDLKKKFAMGVPTPYLLHQSMFLMFFEQSTRTRNSMEAGFAQLGGHAGFLDSSSMQIAHGESAKDTAIILSRFGHAIACRYCNWGYGNKYLTEMAKWSRVPIMNLQCDLYHPFQALADLMTMKEKIGDLKRIKVSIIWAYAESHKKPISVPVSQLLLFPRYGMDVCLAHPKGWELPDWVIEKAKANAAKFGGTVTVTNNEAEAYENAHIVIPKNWGSWVNDQTGASIAGATKVVDDKLMAQKSWKCTEAKMATADKDVMYMHALPADRNNEVEDSVIDGPHSIVFDEAENRLHTAKAVMTLLMGGR; encoded by the coding sequence ATGCAGACCATTTTCCGCGGACGCCACTTTATCGATCTCGAAGAGTTCACTAAAGAAGAAGTCGACACCATGCTGGAGGTCTCCTTTGACCTCAAGAAAAAATTCGCCATGGGCGTGCCCACGCCTTACCTGCTCCACCAGTCCATGTTCCTGATGTTCTTTGAGCAGTCCACCCGGACCCGCAACTCCATGGAAGCCGGTTTTGCTCAGTTGGGTGGCCATGCGGGCTTCCTCGACTCCAGCAGCATGCAGATCGCCCATGGCGAGAGCGCCAAGGACACGGCCATCATCCTGTCCCGTTTCGGCCACGCTATCGCCTGCCGCTACTGCAACTGGGGCTATGGCAACAAGTACCTGACCGAGATGGCCAAATGGTCCAGGGTGCCCATCATGAACCTCCAGTGCGACCTCTACCACCCCTTCCAGGCTTTGGCTGACTTGATGACGATGAAAGAAAAGATCGGCGACCTGAAGCGGATCAAGGTCTCCATCATCTGGGCCTACGCCGAGAGCCATAAAAAGCCCATCTCTGTTCCCGTCTCCCAACTCCTGCTCTTCCCTCGCTACGGCATGGACGTCTGCCTCGCCCACCCGAAAGGCTGGGAACTGCCCGACTGGGTCATTGAAAAAGCGAAGGCCAATGCGGCCAAGTTCGGCGGCACCGTGACGGTCACCAACAACGAAGCGGAAGCCTACGAAAACGCCCACATCGTCATCCCGAAAAACTGGGGATCCTGGGTCAATGACCAGACCGGCGCCTCCATCGCCGGCGCCACCAAGGTTGTCGACGACAAGCTGATGGCGCAGAAGTCCTGGAAATGCACCGAAGCGAAAATGGCCACCGCCGATAAGGATGTCATGTACATGCACGCCCTTCCGGCCGACCGCAACAATGAAGTGGAAGACTCCGTCATCGACGGGCCCCACTCCATCGTCTTCGATGAAGCCGAAAACCGCCTCCATACCGCCAAAGCGGTCATGACTTTGCTGATGGGTGGTCGTTAA